The following DNA comes from Quercus robur chromosome 1, dhQueRobu3.1, whole genome shotgun sequence.
AGTGCCTTTGAAGGGTTTTAAGCAAAGCAAATTGTTCCTTCCATTTATATTCACTATAAAGCTTGAAGCAATGGTTAGGAGGAGAATTTGCTAAGACTCATCAAATTTATGTTTaacactaatatatatatatatatatattatggctgaatttttattttttccacatTTGATTTGGGATTCAATTTGGATTTATGTTCTCCCGGATTTCACGCATAATGTGTTTCAGCTTTGTGTTGTTTTTAATATTGGATTTGGgattcaatttaaaaatttatggtttTCCAAATTTCATGCATATATGCAAGCATTGTCATATGGTTTAGGTAaggctctctctttcttctgtaTTTAGGGGAATTCAAGACTAAGAAGGTTCTGGTGCAGCATGTCGAGACATTAAGTAGCTCTGAGAAAACCATTGACATTGTCCAATCATTTGTGGTCAGTATGACAGTTTTTATGTCGGTCCTTGGTTCTCTTCTTCTACTATTCTGTTCATTAATGTGCTTGGCAATGCCATGTTAGAGCATGAGCATGCTGCTTGAGTCGCATTCTTCCTTACATGGGAAGTTAGTTTCTTTTGTGACTTGTTATATGATTCTCATTGTGTCAATTTTTAAGAATGTGGATGATGGCATTCTTATTAAGTGACTGTTTCTTTAGGAGTCAAGTTTTGCTGATGTATCCGAAGGTGAAAGAAAGGGTGAAGAACGAAGGCTCACTTTTAAAAAGGGAAatgtaatctctctctctctctctctctctctcacacacacacacacagtgcAGCTATGTAGGGATGGTAATGAGTTGGGTTTAGTGAGTGTTCCAACCCAATCTGACCCAAATATTTAGGGTTCAGGATTTTTTAATTGGGTTtgggttcaaaattttaaacttgttaCAGTTTGGGAAGGGTTTGCTTTTTACACCTCAGGTACCCAACCCCAACCTGCTTATGTATTAAATTGCTAAAACACCCTAATTACTACTTTTATTTACAcaaaaactcgagtttctaaaacaaaattaggtGTGTGGTGTGCCTCCAACCTGCTTATgtattaaaatactaaaataccctAATTACTACTTTTATTTACACAAAAACTTGAGtctctaaaacaaaattaggtGTGTGGTGTGcctctctttctattttaaatattgttaaatttaGTGTAAAAGTTCTCACTAATGATTAAATGTATATAGTATTctagattttcaattttaggTTAACCTGGCCTGATCCACTACATGTTCAATCTGACTCATGGTTAGATAAactggttggttttttttttttttttttttttttttttttttttttttttttttaaatggatgagtttgtgttggtaGGGTTtggtatttaaaatatttagagggtttgggtttgggtttggaaatattttttagtcCCAAACCCAACACGTCGCCATTCCTACACGTACATGCGCTGACATGCTCACTCACTCACACACATTGCATGTCTGTTTGGAAGCATAATTATCTCACTGTCTCAAATATGATTGAAGAcattaccttttcttttagtttAACATTTCTTTACTTCTAATCTATTGTTAGCAGAAACAAGATCAGCTGTTGTCTAAAGCCCGACAAGAACAGGAGGTATTTTAGTAGCGATTAAAgattaaacacacacacacacacatatgatatctttctttttctttcatttcactAGGTGATTATTTGTTACATTTCATCATCAATCATTGTCATTTATTTTTAGGTGATCATTTTGCAGTTCTTCTCACTGTTGAGTGTTGATTTACTCTTGgttctttttttggatattcAGTATTGTTAGATGGATTTTTATGTTGCATCTACTATTTTTGCTTAAACCGTGTAAGTTTAATTGCTATGATGGTATCATTGTGAGCTGTGGTAGAGCCAGGAATTTAGGTCGGGTGGGGGATTAAAAGACaagattgaaagtaaaaaactaatctaaaaaatatttaaacatgAATATTAAGACTATGCAATATACCTGTGAATATTTAAACATGACTCAATGACttgaatgcttttaaaaacTCAACAGAAACTCTAATAGCTTGTTtggagggagggggagtagagggaAGTAGAGTATAAAGGAGAGTAAGTTAGATTACCttatttaaatgttttttaagggaggaggggaagggatttggaggggtttggaggggttCTAACTAtttctaacccctcatttttaattccccaaaTTCGAGAGATTTTGAGGGAGAGCAAAGCTTAGAAGTGCTGGACCAAATGAATTACCAAATTTACCCttaccatattaacaaaattacaaactatgaaAAAGGTAATTATTCCCCTCTCCCTTACTTAATTTCAAAAACATCCaaagaactttttttattttttatgggaagcGTGCTTTATACTGTATTATATATACTGTTTTTTTCAGAGTTCTATTAGTATTAGGCTGCTGTGATTTCTATTCCGTATAGGCATATAGCATTAGCAgtaggttgtttttttttttttttttaatcattactaGGTGGGACCAATAGTTTCATATTAGAGTTATAGTAGTTTTAGAGTTCTCTATTAGTTAAGGCTGCTGAGTTCTGAACCGTGTAGCAGTAGGTTGTTCCCAATaaatagaaaagtttttttttttatcttttgtgtAGGGGGGCAAATAAGACATTTCAGTTCAATACATTATCATTATTagtaaaaattttgaaagttcaGGGGAGGCACCTGCCCCCCCTCTCTCCCTCCGCCCCTGATTGTGAGATCTATATTAATTTTGTCAAGGTAGGGGGTGGAGGATAGAAGAATTTGGGATGTTCGTtttatttgagaatttaatgattgggagatggatGAAAGGTTGCATTTTCTTTGTATATTGGGAGCTAATACTCCTCCAATGGATGTGGGAGACCGGATGAGATGGAAGTTGAAGCCTAATGGGGATTTTGATATCCGGTcatattataacaaattaaggGATTCTCTCTCAATTGTCTTTCCTTGGAAAGCCATATGGAAAGCAAAGGCCCCTAGGTgagtttccttttttgtttggtgtgtaGTTTGGAATAAGATCCTAACGGGTGATAACTTGAGATTGAGGAGATTGGTTTTTGTGGACTGGTGTATTATGTGTCGACATTGTGGAGAGACGGTAGACCACTTACTTCTTCATTGTGAGATAGCTTATCGGTTATGGAGCTTTGTCTTTATAACTTTTGGCCTATCTTGGGTTGTACCTAGATCGATCCCAGATTTGCTTTTTggctggtggaattggttggggaagtaCTCATCTCAGATTTGGAATTTAGTTTCGTTGTGCATCctttggtgtatttggaaggaacggAATCGGCGAacttttgaggatttggatagTTCCGGTGATCAGatgcttgcttcttttagtgggactctttttgattggtctcgggcATGGGGACTCATGACTAGTGGTTCTCTCCCTACTTTCCttagctctctttctctttgtaacTAATCTGTtgattggttttcttttttcttttttctctgttttctccttcttgtattttctgggtttgctctatgttcttcatgcatagaatagccattcatatatataacattcttacttatcaaaatatatatatatatatatatattaattttgttcctttcaCAATTGGTGAGATTAAGAGACTTTtctaaaattcataaaatagtGATAACACCTATTTCAATGATACTTTCCTATGTATTTTTGTTCTAATGCTGCATGCATTTGGaccatttttcatatatatttttaatttcctttgaaAAGTATACAAAGATGTTTCATGTTCAAATGAGCAGCTTTGTTAAGTGCATACTGGGAAACAAAGGTCGGTCAATCATATTTTGGGTATAGTCAACAAAGAAACTAATAATGAATTATCATACGATCTTGTTCCCCCCtctccctccccccccccccccccccctcctttccttttttaaatAGTAACATATCGATAATATCTTACTTAGAAATAGAAACATATTGATCATATCTTACATGTTAATAATTCTTTAGGCAGTAGGCCATAAAATCCAGCTTTGTATTTGTTGATATGCATAAAATAGCAGGCATCCTATTAGTATAATTATATTCTGTTtctaacttatcaaaaaaaaataataataattatattctGTTTCTCTTCTCAAGTACTTAATATTATGGTGGAAACATATAGCACAAATATTAGTACCCTGAAAATAAACCtaattatttatcaataatatcATGGGATGATGCCCAAACCATGAAAGGACTGAAGAATAGCAATCGTCCTGGCCACCTTGCCAGAGGTGGTttgtttcttatatttcttgtttgtgtttttatggATGAATAATGGAAGGCTGTAACACTAACATAATTAACatgatgtttttctttttctttttttcctcttacaTTATGGAACTGTTATTCTCTGCTCttgaaactttttattaaattaccTTTTAAGCGTAAGTTGTTGAGATCACAACTGTGTTGAGTTCTGTTCAAAGACTAGTCCAGTTTTATTTTGTCCAAACTATTGAAAGGTTGTTTGTTTATGACACAGGAAGAGTCTTCTTGTGCCACATGTTTTCATGGgacattattataaaataaaaagtaatagtAATAGTAATTATAAGCTAATGGGGCTGGGAATTGTAAGGATTGAGAAGTTGATATGAAATTTTACAACAGTTAGGGCTGCTAAGATATACAAAGCTTCTCTGGTTTGGCTTGGCTTGGTGGGTGCTGGTTCggataatttataaaataaatggcAATCAGATGAATTTTATATTAGagcttgtaattttttcttaagCCTAACTCGAGCAGAACATTATATGGTTctgtactattttaaaaataatctacacggttcatttttttcttatcttgaACCGAAGTTTGTTTGAAATTGGTTTTGATataaattagccaagtttaaTTATGTTTGGATCGTATTGATTTTTAAAGTCCAACCTCAACATCCTACAACCCTTGTTAGCTTTAGTTTTTGTCCAGAAAGTCTGTTCTGCGTGCATGGGGATCTGTCATATGATTTCATTTTGTATAATCAGTTATCGAATGTGTACTTTGTGAAACTTGTCTTTTTTATATTCCTTTTCCAACACAATTgtatttcaaacttttctctTCCATTAGGTCTTAGCAAAAAATGCTCGTTTTGAACAAATATGGAGGAGCAGAAAAGGAAACCAAGAGGCAATGCATAATAAAGAACTAGATGAAATGTGTCGGTTTTATGATGTTGTTCGTGTTGATGTTGAGGAAAGATCTGAGGAGGTGAAGCAGCAGGAGTAAGTTTTTCTCATTATGAAATTCCTGGTCTGGTGACTCTGGTCACAATTGGAAATTTCTTTCTGACTACGGTTGCCCCTTTATTCTTATTGCAGAGATATATCATTGGAGGATCATATGCTTTTGTCTAGTTATCTGCCTCTACTAAGAGAGATGATTCCATCTGCTGCTTCAGAGATTGAATCTGACTTACATGCTTCCATGTCAAAACAAGGTAGTTCATTGATAACTATTATTCACCTTCATACATGCTTTCTGTCTTCAGTAACCATTTCAGTCTTTGGTTTTAAACTGATTTCAAGTTAATATAGAGTTGTAGCTCTTGCAGCTTTGTTACCCCTTTTTTAGAAGAAACAAATATGAGTTTTCTTGTGTCAATTTTTTCCAATGTTATGCTTGTGATCAGTATGAAGATTGTTATGATTTATATACATTTGCTTAGTATTAGTGCTGACCTGTAATTTTTGTCCATGTTTTCAATTGCTCTTTGGTGAATCCTTCTGTGATTATACATTAGCTGCAGATGATTATGTATATGACTTTTATGCTGTAAGGGATGACATGGACATAGTTCATGAAGAAGCTTCTTACCCGTTTCCTATGTAAGTATCAAATATTCTGGATTTATTTACCTGCACTTAGTCTTTCTTGCTAAAGTTTGTTTTGTCATTGATTCAGCGTACAGGTTGATGAAGAGGATTATTATGATGGGCCTGATGAATCAGAATATGAGACAGATGATTCAAATGGTAATTATAAactatcttcctttttttcctcctcaagtttgcttttatttattttcttctcccttATTCTTTTTTGTGGTTGTCAGCTGAAAATAATCCACTAAACGATTATCCTGATGAGATATctgaagaggaagaggaagagaagagTGAAGCCTCTGAAAATGAGTCAGAAGAACTTGAAAGTGAGAGTGGAAGTGACAAATCATTGGAATCTGAGGACTTGGACAACCATGGCTTGTCAAATGATGCAGACCTATATGATGATGACATTGCTGATGATGATATTTCTGATGGTGATTAttttgatgttgatgatgatgatgatggtaaaGATTGGAGATGATCCTATAGATGAACATCAGTTTTTGTGGATAGCCAATCTTGTTTTTAGGAGTTGTAATTTTGGCCCGTTTAGTGCTGTGATCATTGCTCCTGTAGTGTTAGTAAATTGTTGTTAGAGGAGGTTAGTCTGGTTAGTCATTGTATAGTCTGTAGACTTCTAACATGGGCCTAGCAGTATCTGTTGTGTTTTGTGGACCTTGCCCATTTTGTTCATTGCAGATTTTTCCTTCCTTGCCTTCATGAATTGCAGGTGCTGACATGTTTTCGGTTGTATGTGGGGATTCTTCAAAAATGGGCAGATAACATCCTTGATGCTAAATCCAAAAGGTTGATGTTTAACAATTTATAATTGATGTTTCATTGTCAACATAGGTAACTGGTTTCTCAAAGTTTGATCTGTAAAATTGAGAAGAATTATTTCGATcggtataatttatttaaaatgtaaaCATGGAAGTGGTATAAGAAGCTCATTCTGAAGCACAGCAGCGGAAGTTTCCTATTATCATTTGGTTTTGGAGTTGGACAAGAAGGTGAAGGACTGGAGGGTGTGTCTACAGTCTGCTTTGCCCGATGGATGTGTTATTTTTTGGTGGAATAATGGTAGACTTCTTAAAGTCCAACGTGAGACAGGACGCTGGATACGGCCATTCCTTGCCAAATTTGCAAAATAAACTGATACTACCTAAAATTATTTCGGGGAATTGGGgggaaaacacgatttcacttaGATTCAATCAAATTagttaaaattgtgttttaaaaatacatataaaatctATATGTTCCATTCATTGGTTTTACTAATGCTAGGTCTTTTTCAGGTTTGTTAGCAAATTTTAAGAGCAACTAGATGGCTAGTTAATTGCTAATATAACTACTATATTacagaaggggaaaaaaactactcctaaaaaaaaataaaacataataataataataataatattaataaatcaaacaaacaaaagtaGCAAACTCTCATGGGGACTGCCTTAGTTTTGGCTTCGTGCACGCAGACAAGTCATGGCTTGGCAGCGTGTCCAAGCTGGGCTGCCATGGCCTAGCTAGGCAGCTTGCCCACGGGGTTGCCAAGGCCTTGGTTGTGTGCCCATGGGGGTTGCTATGGCCTTGGGAGCATGTACATAGGCATGTCATAGCCTTAATTACGTGCCCATGCTAGGCTACCATGGCCTAGGCAGCGTACACGCAaacatgccatggccttggctgcgtgcttACCAAGGGCTGCCATGACCTTGGCCTTGGCAGTGTGCACGCGAGGCTGCCATAGGCATGCACCATGCCCAAAGGAGGTTATTTGAGCATGCCAATGTGCACAcatgcatgccatggccttggcctaACCCAATGCTAGGTGTTTTTTAGATTTagcaaaattttaattggaCTAGATGACTAGCCCCTTGCTAATATGCAATAGAATACTATTgcatattgaaaaaataaacaaaataataataacaaacaaatgaacaaaagtCACAACACTAGCTAGTCCAATGCTAGATCTTTTTTAGGATATATTCCTAGCATTACTCCAAAATTTACCTAGACTAGATGAGACTAGATCTTTGCTAATATAAATACAAGTATTACATAAATGGGAAAGACACtaaagcaaaataataataataacaaacaaaagTAGCGAAATCTAGCAAAGTTTTGAATTATGTCTCGGATTAGTTATTAAATTAGAATATTCTGATCAGTAGCGTCTCCAGGAATTTTTCTCAGGATGTTTCTTAAGGAGTATAAATTACACAACCCACTATGCATTATCCACGGCTCAACCCACtgtctaacataatttaatttgtttgtcttttataatgtattggttaattaaattatcaattattgttgtttggttgcttcattatttttctttattgacTACTAGCAGTCTAGCACAGACCCCACTCATTAGCACACACCCTATGTGTATTTTCCATGGCTCAACCCACTACCTAgtgcctaacataatttaattttttgtcttttatactGCCTCAGCATGCCTACAGCCTTTACTGCCTCTACTTGTCCACTTCCCCAATTCAAATATCCCACCCCATGACCCTATGGCCCCCATCCATTGCCCACTCAACAAACAAGAGTCACAAGAGCCAATCAACATtccacaaaatataaaacatataaaacattcaCAACACATAAAATTCACAATACACAAAACGACAAACTCACAAACCAATAAAgtcaaaatgtcaaataaagtTATAACGTAAAGGCAATTAGACATTTAGACATAGAGAAACAGAGAGATAGATAGATAAAGAGAATCTCATTTCAgttcaaagagaaagaaagagagagctttgCTCTCACTCAGTCACTCTCAGATCAGAGCACAGCAATTAGCAAAGCCAAAGATGTAAGATTTAGATGAGATAGActgataaagaaaaagagagaaaagtaaaGAACTGAAATACCTTGAGGCCTGAGGGGCGGCGTCGTGGCAGCACGTCATGGCAGCACGTCGAGGCGAGGACTCAGGGGACGAGGGTCGAGGTGAGGACTTAAGGGACGAGGGTCGAGGGTCAAGGCAATGAGGCAAGCCAAGTAATCTTTGATTTGATCTCCGATCTCGCCTTCACTATTGCTCGAGTTTGAGGCCCGATGTGCTCTGTTGCTTGATTTTGAGGCAGTTTAGGCGGAGGCGCCGTCGCGCCGATGTGCTTGGAGCTTGATCGTTGATAAGGTTTTTTTTCGTTTAGGTTAGGAGTTCAGTTTTGATTTCAATTTTGCTAATTTGCTTTaacatttgatgattttgatcaATTGGCAGACGCGTATCGgtaatttggggtttttttttttttttgagaattcgtTTGGGTTGGGCCATATttagttaataaaaatttaactaaaatttttttgagaagctgtttgggttagttttgtttaggattgatgttAGGCTTTTTTTCCTTGTGGTGGGCttgctatttttatttatttatttttaaactttagttaaaatatttttttgggttttttctttttgcttgaaagtagaacaaataatggagcaaaatttaattttattggcataaaaaaaattgagggtgttcccaaaaattttttttaaagggtattcaaataattttttttagggataaaaccatttttcgtccctacattttcacacgattctcactttggtccataattttttttttcaccgttTTTAGTCCCTTTCCTGGAAAACGCTTATCATTTTCGTTCCTGCCATTACATCAGAGACGGAACTTGCATAGCTGGCAGACGGCTTAAGTtaagaatattaaaataatgccaCATAAACCACGTGGCTTTccatgtcagcatttaaattaaaaataaaataaaaatttaaataaaaataaaaaattacattaattgagatctaagtgtgtcttgaacaagaacacaaactcagatctaagaacatataattaaaatccaaaaatcacaaacccaaaaacacaaacacaaacccagcaacaaATCTTCCtggtcaaccaaacacaaaagcaataaacacaaacccagaaactgatttttcttgtcaaccaaacacaaaaacaacaaacacaaacccaaacatcagtaagaatacaaacacaaacccagcaatcCATCTTTAGAAAACCCAAGtccaaacacaaacccaaatccaaacttGACTACTACTACTCAATCGTCTACCATTATTGGAATCGGAATCGGAATCAGAGCTGGCGGCGACGGCTACAAAGAGCTTGTCCGTGCCATGAGTAACGATCTCCGCCGTCAATTTCCATATGGAGGAGCCGATATCGTCGATGGCTTGACCAACCAACTCGAGCGATTACTAAGGGATAGAAGCGCCGGCGTCGACCGAAACCGAGAAATCCATGACGGCGCGCGATGCGACTTCTCGGATCACCGACGTTTCTTTCTTCAACCCAGACCCAAATTCTCTACATCGCACCAGTAGGTCTAGATCACTGACTCTGATTTCGACGCGATCGTTTTGATCAATCCGCCAAAACTCCAAATCGTGGTGGAGTCTGAGTCTGGAtctgggtttggatttgggtcCAGTTTCGGTTCGGGAGCGTCATCGTTTTGGGTTGGTCCGGGTCTTCAGAGAAGACAGATTTGAAGAAATCCATTATAGTTAGCTCCCTGTACCCATTTCTTATTGATGTTTGGGttatggtttgtgtttgttgtttttgtgtttggttgacaaggaATATATattgttgggtttgtgtttctg
Coding sequences within:
- the LOC126727391 gene encoding RNA-directed DNA methylation 4 isoform X4, whose amino-acid sequence is MATLGESSSAPPKSTDDKPVIVRVKRKTFQSPLDAFWLEINERPLKRPLLDFENLSISDSAEKGEFKTKKVLVQHVETLSSSEKTIDIVQSFVESSFADVSEGERKGEERRLTFKKGNKQDQLLSKARQEQEVLAKNARFEQIWRSRKGNQEAMHNKELDEMCRFYDVVRVDVEERSEEVKQQEDISLEDHMLLSSYLPLLREMIPSAASEIESDLHASMSKQDDYVYDFYAVRDDMDIVHEEASYPFPIVQVDEEDYYDGPDESEYETDDSNAENNPLNDYPDEISEEEEEEKSEASENESEELESESGSDKSLESEDLDNHGLSNDADLYDDDIADDDISDGDYFDVDDDDDGKDWR
- the LOC126727391 gene encoding RNA-directed DNA methylation 4 isoform X3, which codes for MATLGESSSAPPKSTDDKPVIVRVKRKTFQSPLDAFWLEINERPLKRPLLDFENLSISDSAEKGEFKTKKVLVQHVETLSSSEKTIDIVQSFVESSFADVSEGERKGEERRLTFKKGNQKQDQLLSKARQEQEVLAKNARFEQIWRSRKGNQEAMHNKELDEMCRFYDVVRVDVEERSEEVKQQEDISLEDHMLLSSYLPLLREMIPSAASEIESDLHASMSKQDDYVYDFYAVRDDMDIVHEEASYPFPIVQVDEEDYYDGPDESEYETDDSNAENNPLNDYPDEISEEEEEEKSEASENESEELESESGSDKSLESEDLDNHGLSNDADLYDDDIADDDISDGDYFDVDDDDDGKDWR
- the LOC126727391 gene encoding RNA-directed DNA methylation 4 isoform X1; this encodes MATLGESSSAPPKSTDDKPVIVRVKRKTFQSPLDAFWLEINERPLKRPLLDFENLSISDSAEKGEFKTKKVLVQHVETLSSSEKTIDIVQSFVESSFADVSEGERKGEERRLTFKKGNQKQDQLLSKARQEQEVLAKNARFEQIWRSRKGNQEAMHNKELDEMCRFYDVVRVDVEERSEEVKQQEDISLEDHMLLSSYLPLLREMIPSAASEIESDLHASMSKQAADDYVYDFYAVRDDMDIVHEEASYPFPIVQVDEEDYYDGPDESEYETDDSNAENNPLNDYPDEISEEEEEEKSEASENESEELESESGSDKSLESEDLDNHGLSNDADLYDDDIADDDISDGDYFDVDDDDDGKDWR
- the LOC126727391 gene encoding RNA-directed DNA methylation 4 isoform X2 produces the protein MATLGESSSAPPKSTDDKPVIVRVKRKTFQSPLDAFWLEINERPLKRPLLDFENLSISDSAEKGEFKTKKVLVQHVETLSSSEKTIDIVQSFVESSFADVSEGERKGEERRLTFKKGNKQDQLLSKARQEQEVLAKNARFEQIWRSRKGNQEAMHNKELDEMCRFYDVVRVDVEERSEEVKQQEDISLEDHMLLSSYLPLLREMIPSAASEIESDLHASMSKQAADDYVYDFYAVRDDMDIVHEEASYPFPIVQVDEEDYYDGPDESEYETDDSNAENNPLNDYPDEISEEEEEEKSEASENESEELESESGSDKSLESEDLDNHGLSNDADLYDDDIADDDISDGDYFDVDDDDDGKDWR